From a region of the Spelaeicoccus albus genome:
- a CDS encoding Gfo/Idh/MocA family protein: MSESTAPRQHRYALVGAGSRAQMYIDAVSRRAESRLIAIGDSNAGRAAHYRRRVEAITDGGPAPVGFDPSELERVIAGHDIDRVIVTSPDFTHAEYIVRALRAGADVVVEKPLTIDPAGARSIVAAIDDTGRNVVVTFNYRYSPRNSALKEVIASGRIGAVTSVDFHWMLDTVHGADYFRRWHRLKANSGGLLVHKASHHFDLVNWWIDDVPRRVFASGGLRFYGDQNARKRGIDHNDPRDRPQQTPFALDARCDDRLRELYVDNESYDGYRRDLDVFGTGITIEDNLSLVVDYAGGPSMSYSLNAHCPWEGYRVAVNGTKGRAELDVVERGAVIPDADGTVTLDPSATPAAETNSVRPTGERLVVQTHWDVARGVDEFAAAGAHGGGDDLLLRDVLDGPGDDPLGRPAGLDDGLRAIAVGIAGNASLATGEAVDIADLDLGRSL; this comes from the coding sequence ATGTCTGAATCCACTGCACCTCGGCAGCACCGGTACGCCCTGGTCGGGGCCGGATCGCGAGCACAGATGTACATCGACGCCGTCAGCCGTCGGGCGGAATCTCGGCTGATCGCAATCGGCGATTCGAATGCCGGGCGCGCAGCGCACTACCGACGCCGAGTCGAGGCGATCACCGACGGGGGGCCCGCTCCTGTCGGGTTCGACCCGAGTGAACTCGAACGCGTCATCGCCGGCCACGACATCGATCGAGTCATTGTCACCAGTCCCGACTTCACCCACGCCGAATACATCGTCCGGGCGCTGCGCGCCGGTGCCGACGTCGTCGTGGAGAAGCCGTTGACGATCGATCCGGCCGGAGCTCGAAGCATCGTCGCAGCCATCGACGATACCGGCCGCAACGTCGTCGTCACCTTCAACTATCGTTACTCCCCGCGCAACAGTGCACTGAAGGAGGTGATCGCCTCCGGTCGGATCGGCGCTGTGACCTCGGTGGATTTCCACTGGATGCTGGACACGGTGCACGGGGCGGACTATTTCCGTCGATGGCACCGGCTCAAGGCCAATTCCGGCGGCCTTCTCGTGCACAAGGCTTCGCACCACTTCGATCTGGTCAACTGGTGGATCGACGACGTTCCGAGGCGCGTCTTCGCCTCCGGCGGTCTGCGGTTTTATGGGGACCAAAACGCACGGAAACGCGGCATCGACCACAATGATCCGCGCGACCGCCCGCAACAAACACCGTTCGCGCTCGACGCGCGCTGTGATGACCGGCTTCGGGAGCTCTACGTCGACAACGAATCGTATGACGGCTACCGCCGCGACCTGGACGTCTTCGGCACCGGCATCACCATCGAGGACAATTTGTCACTCGTCGTGGACTATGCCGGCGGGCCGTCGATGAGCTACTCTCTCAACGCGCACTGCCCGTGGGAGGGCTATCGGGTCGCCGTCAATGGCACGAAGGGCCGCGCCGAACTCGATGTGGTCGAGCGCGGGGCCGTCATCCCCGACGCCGATGGCACGGTCACACTCGATCCGAGCGCGACGCCCGCCGCCGAAACGAACTCCGTCCGGCCCACCGGCGAACGGCTTGTCGTACAAACGCATTGGGACGTCGCGCGAGGCGTTGACGAATTCGCCGCGGCCGGCGCGCATGGCGGCGGCGACGACCTGCTTTTGCGCGACGTCCTCGACGGCCCGGGCGACGACCCGCTCGGTCGACCCGCCGGGCTCGACGACGGGTTGCGCGCGATCGCCGTCGGCATCGCCGGAAACGCTTCGCTCGCGACGGGCGAGGCCGTGGACATCGCCGATCTGGACCTCGGGAGAAGCCTCTGA
- a CDS encoding ABC transporter substrate-binding protein: MKRKLGWALAAGVVAVSLTMSGCGGSSSDSGSGDLSVAWWGSQDRNNYTVKMFKKFDAAHSGIEVTPQFTGWDGYWSKMSTEFGGGSAPDVLQMDKQYLRSYADKGTLTALKNAGVNLGKLDKNSLATGTIDDKLYAIPSGVNAIAMFYDPAILKKAGVDFDPDSTMTWAQFAKIAAQVTKNDKGVYGTQNMMGWLPGLKLFARDNGQELYADDVKKLAVSKSTVTKWFEYWLDLQNKEYTPPASASASVGWGEIQKFPIVKKKAAFGFAWNSQYTAFKQLVNRPLGMTLAPGLGNGNKAYFLKPSMYWSISKTSKSPKAAAKLVDYLVNSPKASKFIGTDRGVPINKDVRKSLEKKATGNDKKVISFISRVDKIAGQAPPVDPSSTSQILDLYHKIVQQVEFKKISPSAGAANFIKQANSILQQG, translated from the coding sequence ATGAAACGCAAACTGGGCTGGGCACTTGCCGCCGGTGTTGTGGCAGTGTCATTGACGATGTCTGGGTGCGGCGGAAGTTCGTCCGACTCGGGCTCCGGCGATCTGAGCGTCGCATGGTGGGGGTCGCAGGACCGGAACAACTATACCGTGAAGATGTTCAAGAAATTCGATGCGGCCCATTCGGGCATCGAGGTCACGCCGCAGTTCACCGGCTGGGATGGCTACTGGTCGAAGATGTCCACGGAATTCGGCGGGGGCTCTGCGCCGGACGTGCTACAGATGGACAAACAGTATTTGCGAAGCTATGCCGACAAAGGCACCTTGACCGCGCTCAAGAATGCCGGCGTGAACCTCGGCAAATTGGACAAGAACAGCCTCGCGACCGGCACCATCGACGACAAGCTCTATGCGATCCCTTCCGGCGTCAATGCGATCGCGATGTTCTACGACCCGGCAATCTTGAAGAAGGCCGGTGTCGATTTCGACCCCGATTCGACCATGACATGGGCGCAGTTCGCAAAGATCGCGGCTCAGGTGACGAAGAACGACAAAGGCGTGTACGGCACCCAGAACATGATGGGCTGGCTCCCCGGTCTGAAACTCTTCGCGCGGGACAACGGGCAGGAGTTGTACGCGGACGACGTGAAAAAACTCGCCGTTTCGAAGAGCACCGTCACGAAATGGTTCGAGTACTGGCTTGATCTGCAGAACAAGGAGTACACCCCGCCCGCGTCGGCCAGCGCTTCGGTGGGCTGGGGCGAGATTCAGAAATTCCCGATCGTGAAGAAGAAGGCGGCGTTCGGGTTCGCCTGGAACAGCCAGTACACGGCGTTCAAGCAACTCGTGAACCGTCCGCTCGGAATGACGCTGGCCCCCGGTCTCGGCAACGGCAACAAGGCGTACTTCCTGAAGCCGAGCATGTACTGGTCCATCTCCAAGACGAGCAAGAGCCCCAAGGCGGCGGCGAAACTCGTCGACTATCTCGTGAACAGCCCGAAGGCATCGAAGTTCATCGGGACTGATCGCGGCGTGCCGATCAACAAGGATGTCCGGAAGTCGTTGGAGAAGAAGGCCACGGGAAACGACAAGAAGGTCATTTCCTTCATCAGCCGGGTCGACAAGATCGCCGGACAGGCTCCGCCGGTCGACCCGTCATCGACAAGCCAGATCCTCGACTTATACCACAAGATCGTCCAGCAAGTGGAGTTCAAGAAGATTAGCCCGAGCGCGGGAGCAGCGAACTTCATCAAGCAGGCGAATTCGATTCTGCAGCAAGGGTGA
- a CDS encoding carbohydrate ABC transporter permease: protein MTVESDMRKAAGTRRAQSARRGPEPPRRSSAMRSIRQSMVAYRFLIPWLIGLLTLTLGSFAYSIYLSFTDYNLLSSPKWTGLANYTQMFNDELFLKSLGVTILYVVVSVPARLIVSLLIAVLLSQDIKGIGIYRTIFYIPSLIGTSVGVAIMWQNIFSDNGLFNMILGLLGVDNAPAWVASPHYAIYVIVLLSVWQFGSEMIIFLAGIKQIPDPLYEAATMDGASKIKQFFSITIPMLSPVIFFNLVMGTINAFMVFTQGYIITQGGPMDSTLFYVLYLYRQGFQYFHMGYAAALAVVFLIVVAVFAGFLFLTSKFWVHYEDTEEAK from the coding sequence GTGACAGTTGAATCCGACATGCGCAAAGCCGCGGGCACTCGTCGGGCGCAGAGCGCCCGGCGGGGCCCGGAGCCGCCGCGGAGGTCGTCGGCGATGCGGTCCATCCGCCAGAGCATGGTTGCCTACCGCTTCCTCATTCCGTGGCTCATCGGTCTGCTCACACTGACGCTCGGGTCGTTCGCGTATTCGATCTACCTGTCGTTCACCGACTACAATCTGCTGTCGAGCCCGAAGTGGACCGGTCTCGCGAACTACACGCAGATGTTCAACGACGAGTTGTTCTTGAAATCGCTCGGTGTGACCATCCTCTACGTCGTGGTGTCCGTGCCGGCGAGACTGATCGTGTCCTTGCTTATCGCGGTTCTGCTCAGCCAAGACATCAAGGGTATTGGAATCTATCGCACGATCTTCTACATTCCCTCGCTGATCGGCACCAGCGTCGGAGTGGCCATCATGTGGCAGAACATCTTCAGCGATAACGGCCTGTTCAACATGATCCTGGGCCTCCTCGGCGTCGACAACGCGCCGGCTTGGGTTGCGAGCCCGCACTACGCGATCTACGTCATCGTGTTGCTCAGCGTGTGGCAGTTCGGCTCCGAAATGATCATCTTTCTCGCCGGTATCAAACAGATACCGGATCCGCTGTACGAAGCCGCCACCATGGACGGTGCGTCGAAGATCAAGCAGTTCTTCAGCATCACCATCCCGATGCTGTCTCCGGTCATCTTCTTCAACCTCGTCATGGGCACGATCAACGCGTTCATGGTCTTCACGCAGGGATACATCATCACCCAGGGCGGTCCGATGGACTCGACGCTGTTCTATGTCCTGTACCTGTATCGGCAGGGCTTCCAGTACTTCCACATGGGATATGCGGCAGCTCTTGCGGTCGTCTTCCTCATCGTGGTGGCCGTTTTCGCCGGATTCCTCTTCCTTACCTCCAAGTTCTGGGTGCATTACGAGGATACGGAGGAAGCGAAATGA
- a CDS encoding carbohydrate ABC transporter permease — protein MTAATKRRTKLAGTHAILIVLSIVMIYPVLWMLSSSFKPTSEIFSSPGLLPDHWTLENYVSGWQGVGGVSFGTFFLNSLIISVCVVIGSLFIASLTGFAFARLKFKLRGVMFAMMLATIMLPIQVTLIPQYVIFHKLGWVNTFLPLIVPSFVGVSITPFFIFLMVQFIRGLPKELDEAATIDGCSTFQLFWRIVLPLSKPAMITISIFAFYWTWDDFFSQLIYLSDPNKFTASTGLNLFLSNAGNSQWGALFAMSILSVIPVIVVFVIFQKHLVKGVSTTGMKL, from the coding sequence ATGACCGCCGCGACAAAACGCCGGACTAAACTCGCCGGAACCCACGCCATCCTGATCGTGCTGAGCATCGTCATGATCTATCCAGTGCTCTGGATGCTGTCCTCCTCGTTCAAACCGACGTCGGAGATCTTCTCCTCGCCCGGGCTACTGCCCGATCACTGGACGCTCGAAAATTACGTCTCCGGATGGCAGGGTGTCGGCGGAGTCTCGTTCGGCACCTTCTTCCTGAACTCCTTGATCATCTCGGTGTGCGTCGTGATCGGCAGTCTGTTCATCGCGAGCTTGACGGGCTTCGCGTTCGCTCGCCTGAAGTTCAAGCTGCGCGGCGTGATGTTCGCGATGATGCTTGCGACGATCATGCTGCCGATTCAGGTCACGCTAATTCCGCAGTACGTGATCTTCCACAAGCTCGGGTGGGTCAACACGTTCCTGCCGCTCATCGTGCCGAGCTTCGTCGGCGTGAGCATTACCCCGTTCTTCATCTTTCTGATGGTTCAGTTCATTCGCGGACTGCCGAAGGAACTCGACGAGGCAGCGACGATCGACGGATGCAGCACCTTCCAGCTCTTCTGGCGCATCGTTCTACCCCTGTCCAAACCGGCAATGATCACCATCTCGATCTTTGCTTTCTATTGGACGTGGGACGACTTCTTCAGCCAGCTGATCTATTTGAGCGACCCGAACAAGTTCACGGCGTCGACCGGTCTGAACTTGTTCCTGAGCAACGCCGGCAACAGTCAATGGGGCGCACTCTTCGCGATGTCGATCCTCTCGGTCATCCCCGTCATCGTCGTCTTCGTCATCTTCCAGAAGCACCTCGTGAAGGGGGTGTCCACCACCGGCATGAAGCTGTGA
- a CDS encoding ABC transporter substrate-binding protein has protein sequence MSRRKAMMLGIGAAMSSVALVLTGCSGGTGGSTNGKTTIQLAWWGSKTRNDATVAVIKKFEKKYPKIDVKPVFTGWEGYWSKLSTQVAGGTAPDVIQMSTTDLRSYADKSVLADMSKLPINTSSLDKSALKAGTVDGKLYAIPSGMNTPVMMYDPAILKKAGVSIDPTQQLTWTKFAKLAQKIHKSDPKVYGTPNDMDLFHVLKLYVRNRGQDFYSADGKSLGFSKSVLRDWFNYWMKLQKEGVAPSAEYSASYAYGEVQKFPIVKKKTAFDFGLSNQFTTFAQLANRPLKMTLVPKMDNGKNEYFLTPNMFWSISAKTESAKASAKLVDFLLHNKSAIKKIGTDRGIPINAAARKQLASNASGDEKSVIDFVSDVKKTAGPPLPVLPAGSGHILDLLHSVGQKVEFGKLTTSEGVDEFFSKAKSILQKG, from the coding sequence ATGTCTCGGCGAAAAGCAATGATGCTTGGGATCGGCGCGGCAATGAGCTCCGTTGCCCTGGTACTGACAGGGTGCTCGGGGGGCACCGGCGGCTCCACAAACGGAAAAACGACGATTCAACTCGCCTGGTGGGGATCGAAGACGCGCAATGATGCGACCGTCGCCGTCATCAAGAAATTCGAGAAGAAATATCCGAAGATCGACGTCAAACCGGTGTTCACCGGCTGGGAAGGCTACTGGTCCAAACTTTCGACGCAGGTGGCGGGAGGTACCGCACCGGATGTCATTCAAATGAGTACGACCGATCTGCGGTCGTACGCTGACAAGAGCGTCCTCGCGGACATGAGCAAGTTGCCCATCAACACGTCGTCGCTTGACAAAAGCGCGCTCAAAGCCGGGACGGTCGACGGCAAACTCTACGCGATCCCGTCGGGCATGAACACGCCCGTGATGATGTACGACCCGGCGATCTTGAAAAAGGCAGGGGTCAGCATTGATCCTACGCAGCAACTGACGTGGACGAAGTTCGCCAAGCTCGCACAAAAGATCCACAAGTCGGATCCGAAAGTGTACGGCACGCCGAACGACATGGACCTGTTCCATGTGCTGAAGCTGTACGTGCGCAATCGGGGCCAAGACTTCTACTCCGCCGACGGGAAATCTCTCGGATTTTCCAAGTCCGTGCTCCGCGACTGGTTCAATTACTGGATGAAGCTGCAAAAGGAGGGTGTCGCGCCGTCGGCCGAGTATTCGGCGTCGTACGCGTACGGAGAAGTCCAGAAGTTCCCCATTGTCAAGAAGAAGACCGCGTTCGACTTCGGACTGTCCAACCAGTTCACGACGTTCGCGCAACTGGCGAATCGTCCGCTGAAGATGACCCTCGTGCCGAAGATGGACAACGGTAAGAACGAATACTTCTTGACGCCGAACATGTTCTGGTCCATCTCGGCGAAGACGGAGTCGGCGAAGGCGAGCGCGAAGTTGGTCGACTTTCTCCTGCACAACAAATCCGCGATCAAAAAGATCGGTACCGATCGAGGAATCCCGATCAATGCCGCGGCTCGGAAGCAACTCGCGTCGAATGCGAGCGGCGACGAGAAGTCGGTCATCGACTTCGTCAGCGATGTGAAGAAGACCGCCGGCCCGCCATTGCCGGTCCTCCCAGCCGGCTCGGGCCACATCCTCGACCTGCTGCACTCGGTCGGCCAGAAAGTCGAATTCGGGAAGCTCACAACCTCCGAGGGCGTGGACGAATTCTTTTCGAAGGCCAAGTCGATCCTGCAGAAAGGATAG
- a CDS encoding SGNH/GDSL hydrolase family protein has product MVPIDPTSTVVFTGDSITDCGRRTAAEECPLGSGFPLLVAAEWAAKHPAAAPNWVNTGVSGDRIRELAARWTADVLERHPTHLTILIGINDVGRRYKTGDRTDIDEFRGTYAELLGTVAGVDLTLIEPFLVPALPELEQWREDLDPKRAVVRELAAEHGARLIRADDIFAKAAAKAPPSAWAPDGVHPTPGGHRLLAEAWLDGAEPGGVSTVAGVTAARDR; this is encoded by the coding sequence ATGGTTCCGATCGACCCGACGAGCACCGTGGTTTTTACCGGCGACTCCATTACGGACTGCGGTCGCCGGACGGCCGCGGAGGAGTGTCCGCTCGGATCGGGGTTCCCGCTGCTCGTCGCCGCGGAGTGGGCTGCGAAGCACCCGGCCGCGGCGCCGAACTGGGTGAACACGGGCGTCTCCGGCGACCGTATCCGTGAACTCGCGGCGCGCTGGACGGCCGACGTCCTCGAGCGGCATCCGACGCATCTGACGATTTTGATCGGCATCAACGACGTCGGGAGACGATACAAGACGGGCGACCGAACCGATATCGACGAGTTCCGAGGGACGTACGCGGAACTGCTGGGCACGGTCGCCGGAGTCGATCTGACCCTCATTGAGCCGTTTCTCGTGCCGGCGTTGCCGGAACTCGAACAGTGGCGCGAAGATCTCGATCCGAAACGCGCGGTCGTCCGTGAGCTCGCCGCCGAACACGGGGCGCGGCTGATCCGTGCAGACGACATCTTCGCGAAGGCGGCGGCCAAAGCGCCGCCGTCAGCATGGGCTCCCGACGGGGTGCACCCGACGCCGGGCGGTCACCGCTTGCTCGCCGAGGCGTGGCTGGACGGGGCCGAGCCCGGTGGCGTGTCCACTGTCGCCGGTGTTACCGCGGCGCGGGACCGGTAG
- a CDS encoding LacI family DNA-binding transcriptional regulator, producing the protein MHRVDVLERRLAIDESRPHGPSGRERLMPAGHASKPGRVTMVDVAARAGVSHQTVSRYMRHDGGLKPATSARIERAVAELGFRPDPIARSMRTRRSGRIALVLPEISDFVPADLVGSSAAAREAGYALDVVGLPGDEAARRARVIDLCGNDRVEGILAFTSISAPDSPSDALPPIVVVGEYDDRMRTTGAYADGALTADIVKHLASLGHRCLLHVAGPSDWASARNRRAVYLSAVRDLGLSSYGVVSGDWSVESGYRAAVELPVDSGVTAIVAANDHVAFGVLRGLAARGISVPTDMSVFGWDDVQIAAFTDPPLSTVAVDRAQLGRLAIERLIERIRGEPPKPSPTVPHGRLILRRSTGPAPR; encoded by the coding sequence GTGCACCGAGTTGACGTCCTCGAGCGCCGTCTGGCGATCGATGAATCCCGGCCGCACGGCCCGAGCGGCCGCGAGCGCCTGATGCCGGCCGGGCACGCGTCGAAGCCAGGGCGGGTCACCATGGTGGACGTCGCGGCCCGAGCGGGCGTGTCACACCAAACGGTCTCCCGATATATGCGGCACGACGGCGGCCTGAAGCCGGCGACGTCGGCGCGCATCGAACGGGCGGTGGCCGAACTCGGCTTCCGCCCGGATCCGATCGCGCGATCGATGCGCACGCGCCGTTCGGGCCGAATCGCTCTCGTACTTCCGGAGATCTCCGACTTTGTTCCCGCGGATCTGGTAGGCTCATCCGCCGCAGCCCGTGAGGCCGGCTACGCCCTGGACGTCGTCGGACTGCCCGGCGACGAGGCCGCGCGCCGTGCACGCGTGATCGATCTGTGCGGAAACGATCGGGTGGAGGGAATTCTCGCGTTCACGTCGATCAGCGCACCGGACTCTCCGAGCGATGCGCTTCCGCCGATCGTCGTCGTCGGTGAGTACGACGACCGGATGCGCACGACGGGAGCTTACGCGGACGGCGCGCTGACGGCGGACATCGTCAAGCACCTCGCATCGCTCGGGCATCGGTGTCTTCTGCACGTCGCCGGGCCGTCCGATTGGGCGTCCGCCCGCAATCGTCGCGCCGTCTACCTGTCGGCGGTCCGAGATCTGGGTCTGAGTTCGTACGGAGTCGTGTCAGGCGATTGGTCGGTGGAATCGGGATATCGCGCCGCAGTCGAATTGCCGGTCGATTCAGGCGTGACGGCGATCGTCGCGGCCAACGACCACGTCGCATTCGGCGTACTGCGCGGTTTGGCCGCGCGCGGAATCAGCGTACCCACCGATATGAGCGTCTTCGGCTGGGACGACGTACAGATCGCCGCGTTCACCGACCCGCCGCTGTCGACGGTTGCCGTCGACCGTGCACAGCTCGGCCGGCTCGCCATCGAAAGGCTCATCGAGCGCATTCGCGGCGAGCCGCCGAAGCCGTCGCCCACCGTGCCGCACGGCCGACTGATTCTGCGCCGTTCTACCGGTCCCGCGCCGCGGTAA
- a CDS encoding Gfo/Idh/MocA family protein produces MTYRAAIVGTGGIAASHIAALRGRSDVTAAAAIDVADDRVHEFARNWEIPRTFTSLTDALASEDIDVIHLCTPPATHLPLAREALAGGVHVLLEKPPALSLAEHHELISAVDSSTATASVIFQHRFGSGATALRQLASTGKLGKPTVTTCDTQWYRDDAYYAVPWHGTWAAEGGGPTMGHGIHQFDLMLSVLGRWEQVSSMTARRTRPVETEDISAAVVRFASGALATVVNSVVSPRQESRLRFDFEFATIELVHLYGYDDSAWTFTPAPGHEELAETWGDLLTGRPSGHAAQFDDYYRALAAGRVPEVSARNALHTLEFAAAIYASAAQNRAVSCTELTSSSAVWRSMNPGRTARAAASA; encoded by the coding sequence ATGACCTACCGAGCCGCCATCGTGGGCACCGGCGGTATCGCCGCGTCACACATCGCCGCACTTCGCGGCCGAAGCGACGTTACGGCCGCCGCGGCGATCGACGTCGCTGACGACCGCGTGCATGAGTTCGCGCGCAACTGGGAGATACCGAGAACCTTCACTTCACTCACCGACGCGCTCGCCTCCGAAGACATCGATGTGATCCACCTATGCACGCCGCCGGCCACGCATCTGCCGCTCGCACGCGAAGCATTGGCGGGCGGCGTGCACGTGCTCCTTGAAAAGCCTCCCGCCCTGTCACTCGCCGAACACCACGAACTCATCTCCGCAGTCGACTCATCGACGGCGACGGCGTCCGTGATCTTCCAACACCGCTTCGGGTCGGGAGCCACGGCACTCCGCCAACTCGCGTCAACCGGCAAACTCGGCAAGCCGACGGTGACGACCTGCGACACCCAGTGGTACCGGGACGACGCCTATTACGCGGTCCCATGGCACGGCACGTGGGCCGCCGAGGGAGGCGGACCCACGATGGGCCACGGCATTCACCAGTTCGATCTCATGCTCTCCGTACTCGGCCGATGGGAGCAGGTGAGCAGTATGACGGCCCGGCGCACTCGTCCAGTCGAGACCGAAGACATCTCGGCGGCCGTCGTCCGATTCGCATCGGGCGCGCTTGCGACCGTGGTCAACTCAGTCGTGTCGCCGCGCCAAGAGTCCCGGCTCCGCTTCGACTTCGAATTCGCCACAATCGAGCTCGTGCACTTGTACGGCTACGACGATTCGGCGTGGACGTTCACGCCGGCGCCGGGTCACGAAGAACTCGCCGAAACCTGGGGCGACCTGCTCACCGGGCGGCCGAGCGGACACGCAGCCCAGTTCGACGACTATTACCGCGCACTGGCCGCCGGACGGGTCCCGGAGGTGTCCGCACGCAACGCCCTTCACACCTTGGAGTTCGCTGCCGCGATCTACGCCTCGGCCGCACAGAATCGGGCGGTGTCGTGCACCGAGTTGACGTCCTCGAGCGCCGTCTGGCGATCGATGAATCCCGGCCGCACGGCCCGAGCGGCCGCGAGCGCCTGA
- a CDS encoding cupin domain-containing protein gives MTGSQHFPGSVGISSLDVYESVAPDGIPGGSPHMHTVCTEAYVVTSGKGRLQTLSRQGFDEVELAPGDVSWFGPGTVHRAVNDGDLRAIVIMQNAGLPEAGDAVLTVPDDVLADAAAYRTAVDLGDGTTSERFDRARRRRDLAVTGFMSLVAAAKRGDTGPFERFLARAYAVVRERASTWPDLIASGPLDDATTAIETARAIAGGTNPPDADGSAGGFVRHLGGPASISPGMCGALRKYDTATDETRKA, from the coding sequence ATGACCGGATCACAGCATTTCCCCGGATCCGTCGGTATCAGCTCTCTCGACGTGTACGAGAGCGTTGCCCCGGATGGCATTCCCGGCGGATCGCCGCATATGCACACGGTATGTACCGAAGCATACGTCGTGACGAGCGGCAAAGGTCGGCTGCAGACACTCAGCAGGCAGGGGTTCGACGAGGTCGAGCTCGCGCCGGGCGACGTGTCATGGTTCGGCCCGGGCACGGTGCACCGTGCCGTCAATGACGGCGACCTGCGCGCTATCGTGATCATGCAGAACGCCGGGCTCCCTGAGGCAGGCGACGCTGTCCTCACCGTGCCGGACGACGTCCTCGCCGACGCGGCGGCATACCGCACCGCCGTCGATCTCGGCGACGGCACGACATCGGAGCGTTTCGATCGCGCGCGCCGTCGACGCGATCTGGCGGTGACCGGGTTCATGTCGCTTGTCGCCGCAGCGAAACGCGGGGACACCGGCCCGTTCGAACGCTTCCTGGCCCGCGCGTACGCGGTCGTACGCGAGCGCGCCTCCACCTGGCCCGACCTGATCGCCTCCGGCCCGCTCGACGACGCAACCACGGCGATCGAGACCGCGCGGGCCATCGCCGGAGGAACGAACCCGCCGGACGCCGACGGTTCGGCCGGCGGCTTCGTCCGGCATCTCGGCGGCCCTGCATCCATCAGTCCCGGAATGTGCGGCGCACTGCGCAAGTACGACACAGCCACCGACGAAACGAGAAAAGCATGA
- a CDS encoding PmoA family protein, producing MTPTTALAVRNDKESGKLDITCGDVRIAEYHYAPDSPAAEAPKPFFHPLRALDGTCATAFRPADHRWHKGLAMTWSEVSGENFWGGPTFDASAQKGGNNGYVWKDNIGSQQHDGFDRLDGDPAEIAIDERLSWITAAGAKWLTERRSIRVSGADADRGVWALDLDTELTNVSGSSLEFGSPTTLGRPAAGYTGLFWRGPRSWVGERFAAPDRSTLGDEAMGTTSDWLALAGESDEVDGTATVLMYAADSDRGPGSRWFARSTPIPAMAPSPAFDETFDLPAADTLRLRHRMLLISGRRDAAELSVIAEANRR from the coding sequence ATGACTCCCACCACCGCACTCGCAGTCCGCAACGATAAAGAATCCGGGAAACTCGACATAACCTGCGGCGATGTCCGGATCGCCGAGTATCACTACGCTCCTGACAGCCCTGCCGCCGAGGCTCCGAAGCCGTTCTTCCATCCGCTGCGCGCCCTCGACGGCACCTGCGCGACGGCCTTCCGGCCCGCGGATCATCGGTGGCATAAGGGGCTGGCAATGACGTGGAGCGAAGTCTCCGGCGAGAACTTCTGGGGTGGGCCGACCTTCGATGCGTCGGCGCAGAAGGGTGGCAACAATGGGTACGTCTGGAAGGACAACATCGGCAGCCAACAGCACGACGGCTTCGACCGGCTGGACGGCGACCCCGCCGAAATAGCCATCGACGAACGCCTGTCCTGGATAACAGCCGCAGGCGCGAAGTGGCTCACCGAACGCCGGTCGATACGCGTTTCCGGCGCCGATGCCGACCGCGGCGTTTGGGCCCTCGACCTCGACACCGAGCTGACGAACGTTTCCGGATCCTCCCTCGAATTCGGCAGCCCGACGACGTTGGGCAGACCGGCTGCCGGCTATACGGGCCTGTTCTGGCGCGGACCCCGCTCGTGGGTCGGTGAACGATTCGCCGCACCCGACCGCAGCACGCTCGGCGATGAGGCGATGGGGACGACGTCGGACTGGCTGGCGCTCGCCGGCGAATCCGACGAGGTCGACGGCACGGCCACCGTCTTGATGTACGCCGCAGACTCGGACCGCGGCCCCGGCTCGCGGTGGTTCGCGCGATCCACGCCGATCCCCGCTATGGCGCCGTCACCGGCGTTCGACGAGACGTTCGATCTACCGGCTGCCGACACGCTGCGGCTCAGGCACCGCATGCTGCTGATTTCCGGGCGTCGCGACGCCGCCGAACTCTCGGTCATTGCCGAGGCGAACCGGCGATGA